In Streptomyces sp. NBC_01717, one DNA window encodes the following:
- a CDS encoding aldehyde dehydrogenase family protein, with protein sequence MTSTHAFWLAGRQATGEDSFDVTNSWDGRLVGTVSVPTDAQIEEAVAAAHAVREEFAATPAHVRAAALDHVVRRLVERTEEIAQLISAENGKPIKWARGEVGRAVSVFRFASEEARRFNSGEAQRLDTDAGGTGRLGLTRRFPRGPVLGIAPFNFPLNLSAHKVAPAIAVGAPIILKPAPATPISSLILGELLAETDLPAGSWSVLTVPNDRMPALVQDERLPVISFTGSAPVGYSIMESVPRKHCTLELGGNGAAVVLGDYASDEDLDWAATRIATFSNYQGGQSCISVQRVIADAAVYDRLVPKIVAAVEAQVTGDPSDAATDVGPLVNEDAAKRVESWVDEAVQAGAQLLAGGKRDGATYAPTVLTELPDGVTLASEEVFGPVLTIQKVAGEAEAFASVNSSKYGLQAGVFTHDLQTAFRAHRALEVGGVIIGDVPSYRADQMPYGGAKQSGVGREGVRYAMDDYTYERVLVLTGLAL encoded by the coding sequence ATGACTTCCACCCACGCCTTCTGGCTCGCCGGCCGCCAGGCCACCGGCGAGGACAGCTTCGACGTCACCAACTCCTGGGACGGCCGTCTCGTCGGCACGGTCAGCGTGCCGACCGACGCGCAGATCGAGGAGGCCGTCGCCGCCGCGCACGCCGTGCGCGAGGAGTTCGCCGCGACGCCTGCCCATGTCCGCGCCGCCGCACTCGACCACGTCGTACGGCGTCTCGTGGAGCGCACCGAGGAGATCGCCCAGCTGATCTCCGCCGAGAACGGCAAGCCCATCAAGTGGGCACGCGGTGAGGTCGGCCGCGCCGTCTCCGTGTTCCGGTTCGCCTCCGAGGAAGCCCGCCGCTTCAACAGCGGCGAGGCCCAGCGCCTCGACACCGACGCCGGTGGCACCGGTCGTCTCGGGCTGACCCGACGCTTCCCGCGCGGCCCGGTCCTCGGTATCGCGCCCTTCAACTTCCCGCTGAACCTGAGCGCCCACAAGGTGGCCCCGGCCATCGCCGTCGGCGCCCCGATCATCCTGAAGCCCGCCCCGGCCACCCCGATCTCGTCGCTGATCCTCGGTGAGCTGCTGGCCGAGACGGACCTTCCGGCCGGTTCGTGGTCCGTGCTCACGGTGCCCAACGACCGCATGCCCGCCCTCGTGCAGGACGAGCGGCTGCCCGTGATCTCCTTCACCGGGTCGGCCCCGGTCGGCTACTCGATCATGGAGTCGGTGCCGCGCAAGCACTGCACCCTGGAGCTCGGCGGCAACGGCGCGGCGGTCGTCCTCGGCGACTACGCCTCCGACGAGGACCTGGACTGGGCCGCGACCCGCATCGCGACCTTCTCCAACTACCAGGGCGGCCAGTCCTGCATCTCGGTGCAGCGCGTCATCGCGGACGCCGCGGTCTACGACCGGCTCGTCCCGAAGATCGTCGCGGCCGTCGAGGCCCAGGTCACCGGCGACCCGTCCGACGCCGCGACCGATGTCGGCCCGCTGGTCAACGAGGACGCCGCCAAGCGCGTCGAGTCCTGGGTCGACGAGGCCGTGCAGGCCGGCGCCCAGCTTCTCGCCGGCGGCAAGCGGGACGGTGCGACCTACGCGCCGACCGTGCTGACGGAGCTCCCGGACGGCGTCACCCTCGCCTCTGAGGAGGTGTTCGGACCGGTGCTCACCATTCAGAAGGTGGCCGGCGAGGCCGAGGCCTTCGCCTCCGTCAACTCGTCCAAGTACGGCCTGCAGGCAGGTGTGTTCACACATGACCTGCAGACCGCGTTCCGCGCCCACCGCGCCCTCGAGGTCGGCGGCGTCATCATCGGTGACGTCCCCTCCTACCGCGCCGACCAGATGCCGTACGGCGGAGCCAAGCAGTCCGGCGTCGGCCGCGAGGGTGTTCGCTACGCGATGGACGACTACACCTACGAGCGCGTGCTGGTCCTCACCGGCCTCGCCCTGTAG
- a CDS encoding ATP/GTP-binding protein → MDTEGTYDSRGTRSGHSVPRPAGSPPPVLPPMPGHAPATGPSLGDWLRIPRPLAEPGVWRSGHSDRPAEEAERTPDRTLLSGAVISLLACILVWSLWRNGYIPYWRVPLKLFTPDDWWGPFGDQPLTHGAVRALDIYRLLIIGAFVYGFGRLGNWPAAFERSVAGRGPAARAAGAAAGALLVWILVWTGTVPGMELTFSFVAGPWMGTDRTLTTVVTYTLYALITLVIVWPFAKLGRWSRLRRRNADGSRPPQPPTAGAGTPSARGTADRGTAREAGHDAEARTAGGADDPAEWPDLRAAGQDQAAARLAQEARSGRMNDVDYARIRRAWTSVRADSTRLPAFTDTVLRNGAAACTHPSGARDLPVRSARHDLLVDQVRLGTVDDNERNPYVRRGSGIALDPGLLGTSLLAVGPPGAGKSRALIRPVVESLALQALAGRAAVVAVCATGTRLGADEGFDVVVKLGDPASVHDLDLYGGTTDPDEAAAVLAEGLVGDLPEVDSRRAATALAQLLGPYRAAHGRFPSVPELRELLDGVPAALAALREAVDAAGGQSMHRELDARARQSGAPGDPGPALADRVALLDRPAFADFFDTTGKARPFSLRALEHPLRVRIDLPERGHAEASRMLARLILAQFTASAAARAARSLFACLVLDDATRTLTPDTVRGIQRLRSAHAGAVLTLRTLDDVPESLHTALLGAVGCRMAFSGITTWDGKRFAEAWGTEWVETRDVTQRTVFADQPMTRAIHAFRKLVTGKAVTTDAVTVRQVERERWSASELAHRVPAGHAVLSLTTVRGEHAPPLLVNLNG, encoded by the coding sequence ATGGACACCGAGGGCACGTACGACTCACGCGGCACCCGCTCCGGTCATTCGGTGCCGCGGCCGGCTGGCTCGCCACCGCCCGTACTGCCGCCCATGCCGGGCCACGCACCGGCCACCGGCCCCTCCCTCGGGGACTGGCTGCGCATCCCCAGGCCCCTCGCGGAACCGGGTGTCTGGCGGTCCGGACACAGCGACCGGCCCGCCGAGGAGGCGGAGCGCACGCCCGACCGCACGCTGCTCAGCGGAGCGGTGATCTCGCTCCTTGCCTGCATCCTCGTGTGGTCGCTCTGGCGCAACGGATACATCCCGTACTGGCGGGTCCCGCTGAAGCTGTTCACTCCCGACGACTGGTGGGGGCCGTTCGGCGATCAGCCGCTGACCCATGGGGCGGTACGCGCGCTCGACATCTACCGTCTGCTGATCATCGGAGCCTTCGTCTACGGGTTCGGCCGGTTGGGTAACTGGCCCGCCGCTTTCGAACGCTCGGTCGCCGGCCGAGGACCCGCCGCCCGCGCGGCCGGTGCGGCTGCCGGTGCGCTGCTGGTCTGGATCCTCGTGTGGACGGGGACGGTGCCGGGCATGGAGCTCACCTTCAGCTTCGTGGCCGGCCCGTGGATGGGCACCGACCGCACTCTGACCACCGTGGTCACGTACACGCTGTACGCCCTGATCACCCTGGTGATCGTGTGGCCCTTCGCGAAGCTGGGCCGATGGTCCCGGCTGCGCCGCAGGAACGCCGACGGCTCCCGCCCGCCGCAGCCGCCGACGGCAGGGGCGGGCACCCCGAGCGCGCGTGGAACCGCGGACCGGGGCACGGCCCGCGAGGCAGGCCACGACGCGGAGGCCCGGACGGCGGGCGGCGCGGACGATCCGGCCGAGTGGCCCGACCTGCGCGCCGCGGGACAGGACCAGGCCGCCGCCAGGCTCGCCCAGGAGGCCCGGTCGGGCCGGATGAACGACGTCGACTACGCCCGTATCCGACGCGCCTGGACCTCCGTACGTGCCGACAGCACCCGGCTGCCCGCCTTCACCGACACCGTGCTGCGCAACGGCGCCGCCGCCTGCACCCATCCCTCCGGCGCGCGCGATCTCCCGGTCCGCTCCGCCCGGCACGATCTGCTCGTCGACCAGGTCAGGCTCGGCACGGTCGACGACAACGAGCGCAACCCCTATGTGCGCCGCGGCAGCGGAATCGCCCTCGACCCCGGACTGCTCGGCACCTCGCTGCTCGCCGTCGGACCGCCGGGGGCGGGCAAGAGCCGCGCACTGATCAGGCCCGTCGTCGAATCCCTCGCCCTTCAGGCGCTCGCCGGGCGGGCCGCCGTCGTCGCGGTGTGCGCCACCGGCACCCGGCTCGGAGCCGACGAGGGGTTCGACGTCGTGGTCAAGCTCGGCGACCCGGCCTCCGTCCACGACCTCGATCTCTACGGCGGCACCACCGACCCCGACGAAGCCGCGGCCGTCCTGGCCGAGGGGCTCGTCGGGGACCTCCCCGAAGTGGACAGCAGACGAGCCGCAACTGCCCTCGCGCAGCTCCTGGGCCCCTACCGCGCCGCCCACGGCCGTTTTCCCTCCGTCCCCGAACTGCGGGAGCTGCTGGACGGTGTCCCGGCCGCGCTCGCGGCCCTGCGTGAGGCCGTCGACGCGGCGGGCGGGCAGAGCATGCACCGCGAACTCGACGCCCGCGCCCGCCAGTCCGGCGCGCCCGGAGACCCGGGACCCGCACTCGCCGACCGGGTCGCGCTGCTCGACCGGCCCGCGTTCGCCGATTTCTTCGACACCACGGGCAAGGCCCGCCCGTTCTCCCTGCGGGCCCTGGAGCACCCGCTCAGGGTCCGCATCGATCTGCCCGAACGCGGTCACGCCGAGGCGTCGCGGATGCTGGCCCGTCTGATCCTGGCCCAGTTCACGGCGAGCGCCGCCGCCCGCGCCGCCCGCTCCCTCTTCGCGTGCCTGGTCCTCGACGACGCGACCCGCACGCTGACCCCCGACACCGTCCGTGGCATCCAGCGACTGCGCTCGGCGCACGCCGGGGCCGTACTCACGCTGCGCACCCTCGACGACGTCCCGGAGAGCCTGCACACGGCGCTGCTGGGCGCGGTCGGCTGCCGGATGGCGTTCTCCGGGATCACCACCTGGGACGGCAAGCGTTTCGCCGAGGCATGGGGTACGGAATGGGTCGAGACCCGGGACGTCACCCAGCGCACGGTCTTCGCCGACCAGCCGATGACCCGGGCCATCCACGCCTTCCGCAAGCTGGTCACCGGCAAGGCGGTGACCACCGACGCGGTGACCGTGCGCCAGGTCGAGCGCGAACGCTGGTCGGCCTCCGAACTGGCCCATCGAGTCCCGGCCGGACACGCGGTGCTGTCTCTGACGACGGTACGAGGGGAGCACGCTCCGCCCCTGCTGGTGAACCTGAACGGCTGA
- the gabT gene encoding 4-aminobutyrate--2-oxoglutarate transaminase translates to MTAIPQERRVVTAIPGPKSVELQARRLATVAAGVGSTLPVFTARAGGGIIEDVDGNRLIDFGSGIAVTSVGASAEAVVRRASAQLADFTHTCFMVTPYEGYVEVCEQLAELTPGDHAKKSALFNSGAEAVENAVKIARAYTKRTAVVVFDHGYHGRTNLTMALTAKNMPYKQGFGPFAPEVYRVPVAYGYRWPTGAENAGAEASAQAIDQITKQIGADNVAAIIIEPVLGEGGFIEPAKGFLPAIAQFAKDNGIVFVADEIQSGFCRTGQWFACEDEGIVPDLITTAKGIAGGLPLSAVTGRAEIMDAAHAGGLGGTYGGNPVACAGALGAIETMRELDLNGKAKRIEEVMKGRLAEMQAKLPNGDVIGDIRGRGAMIAIELVKAGTKDPNPEAAATLAKACHAEGVLVLTCGTYGNVLRFLPPLVIGEDLLNEGLDVIEQAFAQI, encoded by the coding sequence ATGACCGCAATTCCGCAGGAGCGCCGCGTCGTCACTGCCATTCCCGGCCCGAAGTCGGTGGAGCTGCAGGCCCGCCGTCTCGCGACGGTCGCCGCAGGTGTGGGCTCCACCCTGCCGGTGTTCACCGCCCGCGCAGGCGGCGGCATCATCGAGGACGTGGACGGCAACCGTCTGATCGACTTCGGCTCCGGCATCGCCGTGACGTCGGTCGGCGCCTCCGCCGAGGCCGTCGTGCGCCGCGCCTCCGCGCAGCTCGCCGACTTCACCCACACCTGTTTCATGGTCACGCCGTACGAGGGGTACGTCGAGGTCTGTGAGCAGCTGGCAGAGCTGACGCCGGGCGACCACGCCAAGAAGTCCGCGCTCTTCAACTCGGGCGCCGAGGCCGTCGAGAACGCCGTGAAGATCGCCCGCGCCTACACCAAGCGCACCGCGGTCGTCGTCTTCGACCACGGCTACCACGGCCGGACGAACCTGACGATGGCGCTGACCGCCAAGAACATGCCGTACAAGCAGGGCTTCGGTCCGTTCGCGCCCGAGGTCTACCGGGTTCCGGTGGCGTACGGCTACCGCTGGCCGACCGGTGCGGAGAACGCCGGTGCCGAGGCTTCGGCCCAGGCCATCGACCAGATCACGAAGCAGATCGGCGCGGACAACGTCGCCGCGATCATCATCGAGCCGGTGCTCGGCGAGGGTGGCTTCATCGAGCCGGCGAAGGGCTTCCTCCCGGCGATCGCGCAGTTCGCCAAGGACAACGGCATCGTCTTCGTCGCGGACGAGATCCAGTCCGGCTTCTGCCGTACCGGCCAGTGGTTCGCCTGTGAGGACGAGGGCATCGTCCCCGACCTGATCACCACCGCCAAGGGCATCGCGGGCGGTCTGCCGCTCTCCGCCGTGACGGGCCGCGCCGAGATCATGGACGCCGCGCACGCGGGCGGCCTCGGCGGTACGTACGGCGGAAACCCGGTGGCCTGCGCGGGTGCGCTCGGCGCCATCGAGACGATGCGCGAGCTGGACCTGAACGGCAAGGCCAAGCGCATCGAGGAGGTCATGAAGGGCCGCCTCGCCGAGATGCAGGCGAAGCTGCCGAACGGCGATGTCATCGGTGACATCCGTGGCCGTGGCGCGATGATCGCGATCGAGCTGGTGAAGGCCGGCACGAAGGACCCGAACCCGGAGGCCGCCGCGACGCTCGCGAAGGCCTGCCACGCGGAGGGCGTGCTCGTCCTCACCTGTGGCACGTACGGCAACGTGCTGCGCTTCCTGCCGCCGCTGGTGATCGGCGAGGACCTGCTGAACGAGGGACTCGACGTCATCGAGCAGGCTTTCGCCCAGATCTGA
- a CDS encoding recombinase family protein, whose protein sequence is MTLKGKLVPVRQYAHPDEAPLVVELFTRTRAGHSFRAIARDWAAKGITGRRGKTISPETMRDLALNVAYIGLRSTKGTTVEASWERLVSDELFYEVQAMLAEPSRFTGNSGAPRHEFTGAVVCDVCSGPITVSYKRDTAAYVCKGKGCVRVDKAGVDEI, encoded by the coding sequence GTGACGCTCAAGGGCAAGCTCGTGCCGGTCCGTCAGTACGCCCACCCAGACGAGGCGCCGCTGGTTGTCGAGCTGTTCACCCGCACACGGGCCGGTCACAGTTTCCGGGCCATCGCACGGGACTGGGCGGCGAAGGGGATCACCGGCCGCCGGGGCAAGACGATTTCACCAGAGACCATGCGTGACCTGGCCCTGAACGTTGCCTACATCGGGCTGCGCTCCACCAAGGGCACGACAGTCGAGGCGTCGTGGGAACGGCTGGTCAGCGACGAGCTGTTCTACGAGGTGCAAGCGATGCTGGCCGAACCGTCCCGGTTCACGGGCAATTCGGGCGCACCACGGCACGAGTTCACCGGAGCCGTCGTCTGCGACGTGTGCTCCGGCCCCATCACCGTCTCGTACAAGCGCGATACAGCCGCCTACGTCTGCAAGGGCAAGGGCTGTGTGCGTGTGGACAAGGCGGGCGTGGACGAGATCTGA
- a CDS encoding transposase, with product MLELMTLVETGTRALIGVVFGPTREGETDYARRLLHHLRPDMLVLWDKSFDANAFLAAVAGTGARFLGRIHANRRTPVRPSPQVRVQIRRNGRSPRTVGSGRSSAACCRAVQADYRRLRWTGSILLTDYRARPVRTSTRS from the coding sequence CTGCTGGAGTTAATGACCCTGGTGGAGACCGGGACCCGGGCCCTGATCGGCGTGGTGTTCGGCCCGACCAGAGAGGGCGAGACCGACTATGCCCGCCGGCTGCTGCACCACCTGCGCCCGGACATGCTGGTCCTATGGGACAAGAGCTTCGACGCCAACGCCTTCCTCGCCGCCGTGGCTGGCACCGGCGCCCGGTTCCTGGGCCGGATCCACGCCAACCGCCGCACCCCCGTCCGACCATCGCCACAGGTCAGGGTGCAGATACGCAGAAACGGCCGGAGCCCCCGCACAGTGGGCTCCGGCCGTTCTTCTGCCGCCTGTTGTCGTGCTGTCCAGGCGGATTACAGGCGGCTGAGGTGGACCGGTTCGATCCTGCTTACGGACTACAGGGCGAGGCCGGTGAGGACCAGCACGCGCTCGTAG
- a CDS encoding PucR family transcriptional regulator — protein sequence MPPTLASLVQHSALKLTVRAGADRLDAPVRWAHASELADPVPYMEGGELLLITATNLDAENPEAMRRYVRRLAAAGVVGLGFAVGVNYDEVPQPLIDAADEAGLPLLEVPRRTAFLAIAKAVSSAIAADQYRAVTAGFEAQRDLTKAALAGEGPGELLSRLAAQVDGWAALYDASGAVVAAAPDWAARRAARLTPDVERLRDRPTPASVVVGDSDDRVELQTLGTGRRARGALAVGTGSALGTAERYAVHSAVALLTLTTARSRALQGAEQRLGGAVLRMLLAGQPDHARAVAGDLYGGLLDAPFRLLIAEASDPATPVLLGEAMESAAARSGEALLMVPEGERLVVLAADGGAAVAACAAYAAAQEEGTPHDQAAPEDTEVVVGLSAPAGPTAVSAAYKQAEQALSVARRRGRAMVEHEELAAGSVLPLLADDAVRAFADGMLRALREHDAKGRGDLVASLRAWLSHHGQWDAAAADLGVHRHTLRYRMRRVEEILGRSLDDPDVRMELWLALKATSSPTTP from the coding sequence ATGCCCCCCACTCTGGCCTCGCTCGTCCAGCATTCGGCGCTCAAACTCACTGTGCGTGCGGGGGCGGACCGGCTCGACGCGCCGGTGCGCTGGGCGCACGCCAGCGAGCTGGCCGACCCCGTTCCGTACATGGAGGGCGGCGAACTCCTCCTCATCACCGCCACCAACCTCGACGCCGAGAACCCCGAAGCGATGCGTCGGTACGTGCGCCGGCTGGCCGCCGCCGGAGTCGTCGGGCTCGGCTTCGCGGTGGGCGTCAACTACGACGAGGTGCCGCAGCCGCTGATCGACGCCGCCGACGAGGCGGGACTACCGCTCCTCGAGGTCCCACGCCGCACCGCCTTCCTCGCCATCGCCAAGGCCGTCTCCTCGGCGATCGCCGCCGACCAGTACCGGGCCGTGACGGCGGGCTTCGAGGCCCAGCGCGATCTCACCAAGGCCGCACTCGCCGGAGAGGGGCCCGGCGAACTTCTCAGCCGACTCGCCGCCCAGGTCGACGGCTGGGCCGCGCTGTACGACGCCTCCGGCGCCGTCGTGGCCGCCGCCCCCGACTGGGCGGCCCGCAGAGCGGCCCGGCTCACCCCCGATGTGGAACGGCTGCGAGACCGCCCCACCCCGGCGAGCGTCGTCGTCGGTGACTCCGACGACCGGGTCGAGCTCCAGACCCTGGGCACCGGCCGCCGGGCCCGCGGCGCCCTGGCCGTGGGCACCGGGTCGGCCCTCGGTACCGCCGAGCGGTACGCCGTGCACTCGGCCGTCGCCCTGCTGACCCTCACCACCGCCCGCTCCCGCGCCCTGCAGGGCGCCGAACAGCGACTGGGCGGTGCGGTACTCCGGATGCTCCTCGCCGGCCAGCCGGACCATGCGCGGGCCGTTGCCGGAGACCTGTACGGAGGGCTGCTCGACGCCCCGTTCCGCCTGCTGATCGCGGAGGCGTCCGATCCGGCGACACCGGTACTGCTCGGCGAGGCGATGGAGTCGGCGGCCGCCCGGTCCGGGGAGGCCCTGCTGATGGTCCCCGAAGGAGAACGGCTGGTCGTCCTCGCCGCGGACGGCGGCGCGGCCGTCGCCGCCTGCGCGGCGTACGCGGCGGCCCAGGAGGAGGGAACCCCGCACGACCAGGCGGCGCCGGAGGACACCGAGGTGGTCGTCGGGCTGTCCGCACCGGCGGGTCCGACCGCCGTCTCCGCCGCGTACAAGCAGGCCGAACAGGCACTCTCGGTCGCCCGCCGCAGGGGCAGGGCCATGGTCGAGCACGAGGAGCTGGCGGCCGGATCGGTCCTGCCGCTGCTCGCGGACGACGCGGTCCGGGCCTTCGCGGACGGCATGCTCCGCGCCCTGCGCGAACACGACGCGAAGGGCCGCGGCGACCTGGTCGCCTCGCTGCGCGCCTGGCTCAGCCACCACGGCCAGTGGGACGCAGCCGCGGCCGACCTGGGCGTGCACCGCCACACCCTGCGCTACCGGATGCGGCGGGTGGAGGAGATCCTGGGCCGTTCCCTGGACGACCCGGATGTGCGGATGGAGCTGTGGCTGGCACTGAAAGCCACGAGTTCCCCGACGACGCCGTGA
- a CDS encoding helix-turn-helix transcriptional regulator: MVLPGRPAVFLGRRAESALFDRWQDAVKAGRGGALVVRGEHGIGKSALLDHMASTAVGFRVVRAAGVEAEVELPFGALHQVCAPFLATLEHLPGPQEDALAAAFGLRTGAAPDRFMLGLAVLGLLSEAAARQPLICVIDDAQWLDPGSAQALMFVAHRVGAEPLGLVFATAGGGLGGLQEVVLTGLGPGDARALLHSVLHVPIDEGIVERIAAEARGNPLALLELPRTMTAAGFVCGFGPTDTTAVPGRIEDSFRSRVLRLPPATRMLLLVAAAEPTGDSALLWRAAARLGIGVSAATAAEADGLLSIGTQVVFRHPLVRSAVYQAMPPSQRRAAHRALADVTGPSEPDRRAWHRAQAAVGFDEEAAAELERSAHRALARGGIAAAAAFLERSVALTADPAARAERALRAARAKQQAGAYDSALDLLALADRGPENELRAANSELLRGQIAFARSFGGGATPVLLRAARRFESIDASRARDVYLQALAAAMLAGRLGDECRITEVAHSARRVPAASVPRASDLLLDGLTLLIVEGRDAAVPVLGKAVSAFTTEELAPEEELYWLWLAGHGAGLLWDDEAWRLLSTRLLRSCEERGALSILPVAAATRAGLHLLGGELLQAASLAETAADVTFMTGAGPVPYTEVGLAVFRGRDDEAAAAIRTATRDAMARGEGMALTYLQWATAVLHNGACRYDQALESARQAGADSSVQRIRNWALAELIEAAVRTGHQDLADEALRELCRTTRPCSSHWAAGIEAHCRALLAVGTDAEDLYRTALERLECTGLRAAVARVHLLYGEWLRRERRHLEARDQLRQAHEMFVRYGMDGFAERARSELSAAGEPTRKRRSRFGEQLTPQERRVAMLAAEGATNPEIASRLLISASTVDYHLRKVFRKLKVTTRTQLARLLQDGQPIPGDTDRP; the protein is encoded by the coding sequence ATGGTGTTGCCGGGGCGTCCCGCGGTTTTTCTGGGTCGGCGTGCTGAATCTGCGTTGTTCGACCGCTGGCAGGACGCCGTCAAAGCCGGTCGAGGTGGCGCTCTCGTGGTCCGCGGTGAGCACGGTATCGGCAAATCCGCACTGCTTGACCACATGGCTTCGACTGCGGTCGGCTTCCGCGTCGTGCGGGCCGCCGGTGTGGAGGCGGAGGTGGAGCTGCCCTTCGGGGCGTTGCACCAGGTCTGTGCGCCGTTCCTGGCCACGCTGGAGCACCTGCCTGGACCGCAGGAGGACGCCCTGGCTGCGGCATTCGGGCTGCGGACAGGAGCGGCGCCCGACCGCTTCATGCTGGGCCTGGCCGTACTGGGCCTGTTGTCCGAGGCGGCGGCCCGCCAACCGCTGATCTGTGTGATCGACGATGCCCAGTGGCTCGATCCCGGTTCGGCCCAGGCGTTGATGTTTGTGGCGCACCGCGTCGGTGCGGAGCCCCTCGGCCTCGTGTTCGCCACTGCCGGTGGTGGTCTGGGCGGGTTGCAGGAGGTGGTGCTGACCGGCCTCGGCCCTGGCGACGCCCGTGCTTTGCTGCACTCGGTTCTGCACGTGCCGATCGACGAGGGAATCGTGGAGCGGATCGCGGCGGAGGCCCGCGGCAATCCGCTGGCCCTGCTCGAACTGCCCCGGACCATGACGGCTGCCGGGTTCGTATGCGGTTTCGGTCCGACGGACACCACAGCTGTGCCGGGGCGCATCGAGGACAGTTTCCGTAGCAGAGTCCTCCGCCTCCCGCCGGCCACCCGCATGCTGCTCCTGGTAGCCGCGGCGGAGCCGACCGGCGACTCCGCGCTGCTGTGGCGCGCGGCCGCCCGTCTGGGAATCGGGGTCTCGGCCGCGACGGCGGCCGAGGCCGACGGGCTGCTGTCCATCGGCACGCAGGTGGTCTTCCGCCATCCCCTGGTGCGGTCGGCCGTCTATCAGGCGATGCCGCCGTCGCAGCGACGGGCCGCGCACCGGGCTCTGGCCGATGTCACCGGTCCTTCGGAACCGGACCGGCGGGCCTGGCACCGTGCGCAGGCTGCCGTCGGCTTCGACGAGGAAGCCGCAGCGGAGCTCGAGCGGTCGGCTCACCGGGCTCTGGCACGCGGCGGTATCGCTGCCGCCGCGGCATTCCTGGAGCGGTCGGTCGCGCTCACGGCCGACCCCGCCGCCAGGGCAGAGCGGGCGCTGCGTGCGGCACGCGCCAAACAGCAGGCCGGCGCGTACGACAGCGCTCTGGACCTCCTTGCCCTGGCCGACCGGGGGCCCGAGAACGAGCTGCGGGCCGCCAACAGTGAGCTGCTGCGAGGACAGATCGCCTTTGCCCGCAGTTTCGGCGGCGGAGCCACCCCCGTGCTGCTGCGCGCGGCCCGCCGCTTCGAGTCCATCGACGCTTCCCGTGCAAGGGATGTCTACCTGCAGGCCCTGGCCGCAGCGATGCTCGCCGGCCGGCTGGGCGACGAGTGCCGGATAACGGAGGTTGCCCACAGCGCTCGCCGGGTGCCTGCGGCGTCCGTGCCACGCGCCTCCGACCTCTTGCTGGACGGGCTGACGCTCCTGATCGTCGAAGGCCGCGACGCCGCAGTTCCGGTGTTGGGCAAGGCGGTGTCGGCGTTCACCACGGAGGAACTGGCCCCTGAGGAAGAGCTGTACTGGCTGTGGCTGGCCGGCCACGGCGCCGGGCTGTTGTGGGACGACGAGGCATGGCGACTGCTGTCCACGCGGCTGCTGCGATCCTGCGAGGAACGAGGAGCACTCAGCATCCTCCCGGTTGCCGCAGCCACACGTGCGGGACTGCACCTGCTGGGCGGGGAACTCCTGCAGGCCGCGTCGTTGGCCGAGACGGCCGCCGACGTCACTTTCATGACCGGAGCCGGCCCGGTCCCCTACACAGAGGTGGGGCTCGCCGTCTTCCGCGGCCGGGATGATGAGGCCGCTGCCGCGATCCGCACCGCGACCCGGGACGCGATGGCGCGGGGCGAAGGCATGGCGCTGACCTACCTGCAGTGGGCCACCGCCGTGCTCCACAACGGTGCGTGCCGGTACGATCAGGCGCTCGAATCCGCCCGCCAGGCCGGCGCCGACTCCAGCGTCCAGCGGATCCGCAACTGGGCACTGGCCGAGCTCATCGAGGCGGCCGTACGTACCGGACACCAGGACCTGGCCGACGAGGCGCTGAGGGAGCTGTGCCGGACGACCAGGCCCTGCTCCAGCCACTGGGCCGCAGGCATCGAGGCACACTGCCGGGCGCTGCTCGCCGTTGGCACGGACGCCGAGGACCTGTACCGCACGGCCTTGGAACGGCTTGAGTGCACCGGCCTGCGCGCCGCGGTGGCCCGTGTCCATCTTCTGTACGGGGAGTGGCTGCGGCGCGAACGCCGCCACCTCGAGGCACGAGACCAACTGCGGCAGGCACACGAGATGTTCGTGCGGTATGGCATGGACGGTTTCGCCGAACGGGCCCGCAGCGAACTGTCAGCGGCCGGCGAGCCCACCCGCAAGCGTCGGTCTCGGTTCGGCGAGCAGCTCACTCCCCAGGAAAGACGTGTTGCGATGCTGGCGGCCGAGGGAGCTACCAACCCCGAGATCGCGTCGCGATTGCTCATCAGCGCCAGCACGGTCGACTACCACCTGCGCAAAGTCTTCCGCAAGCTCAAGGTCACCACGCGTACTCAGCTTGCCCGGCTGCTGCAGGACGGCCAGCCGATCCCCGGAGACACAGACCGGCCCTGA